The nucleotide window AAAAAGATGATCCTCTGCCATTTATATGATGGATGTGCTCGAAAAGAGTGCCATTCGCGATGAACTCGTAAACTAGTAAAGGCACTGATGTCTCTAAACAGCAACCGAATAGCCTCACCACATTTCTATGGTTGATTTGAGAAAGAACAATCAACTCATTGACAAACTGCTCCTTCTGTGTTGGGACACCAATTTTGGACTTCTTTATGGCAACTACTCGGTTGCTATCCGGCAATATTCCTTTGTAAACTATTCCGTATCCTCCTTCACCGAGAATTCTACTTTCATGGTAATTGTTTGTGGCTCTCTCAAGTTCTTCTGCAGTAAAGATTTTCGTTGTCTCCACAGCACCTACTTGACTAGCAAGTTGTTCTTGTAACAATAAGCCACCATTTTGTATAAAGTATTGTTCTTTGAGCTTGGTGAACTTTCTTCTCTGCATTCGCCAATATATCAGTGAAATTCCAACCAGTAAAACCAAGAAACCTCCACTTACACCTGCATATAGTTGAAAAATACAACTAAGTTGCTTTTATAATTTgcttatatatgtacataatCTATGTGACATTTTTGGGGTAAGATGTAAAGGAAAGGATAGATTGATCAGAAATAATATATAGTAATAGGTCTTGTTTGTTGTCTAGCTCGTGATTTCTTTTTTAGCAGAATGGTTTTTGACAAAGTATAtgatcaaatatatattaccATGAAAATGATCATTCCTGTTACATGTAAATGAAACATACCCAATGAAATAATCAGCAGGAGATTGTTGGGGTCATCTTTGATGCAACTCTGTTTATTCGTGCCGTCATTTTTGTACCCTTTGGGACATCTACAAGAATAATTTCCATCTAAGTTCTCACAGGATCCAATACTGCAGGGGTTCAAAGCCTTGCACTCATCAAAATCTGAGAAGAAGGAATTAAATCCATGAACATCAGGGAAAAATGCCAAGTTTAAGCTTACCAGTAACATAAACTAGCATTTACAAATATTTATTAGATTGTGTGCATATAAATTATATGCGAAGCGAAGATATAGAAAATCAATTACCTTGGCAACCATGTGGGAGGTATGGATTCCCTTGGTAACCTGGCAAGCACTGGCAAATGTAACCAGACCCATTGATAGTAGTGTTCCTGTTGACACACTCGCTATAATCTGCCTTGCATACAAAATCTTCTCTCTTTTGAGCTGCAATATCGCATGTCTCATCCCCAATTTCCCAATTTATAACCATTGGAATTTGACTTATGCTGTTGAGTTGTTGAAAACTTGTACTGTTGAATTTGAACTGGCCCTGTTCCACAATGAAAGCATAGCTGCAGGGGTTGAAGTCCATTATGAAAGTATGATTATAATAGCTACTCAATTGGACAGTACAGTTTTTCAGTCCACTGGGGATGGAAGTTTGACAGCACCCAATGCCGGAGCAATAAGAGTCCTGGTATTCGACGCTGCCTAGGCTGTCACATAAGGACATGCACCCGGTTATGAACCTCTCTTCGCCTCTGTATCCTTGGAAAAGCGCGTATGTGTCGCAACCAATGGCGACAAACTTGTTCTTGGTGTTGGAGATGGTATAAGGAGGAGGCAGCCAGAGTATGGGGGTGTTCCTGTAGGCTCTGAGACCTTTGGTGTCATAACAATCTCTGGATGTGAAGGTCATTACTTGCAACTCTGCCTCAGCAAGGTAAAAGTCAGAAATGCGGATTGTGTGGCCCGTCAAGTTCGCCGATGGCGGCGTGGTGGATTGGTCGCATGTGAGGTTGAATTCGGGTCGAAGGTAGCAGCCATCACCTATGCCAAATGGGAAAGGAATTGTTAGATCACCACATTTGTCTCTGCACCCAGGCAGGGCTTGAGGCAGGGCTGGAGCTGCTGCTATTGTTGTAAATATTGCAGCCCCTAGTATCACAACCAGAGAGAGTTGCATAATTATAATCATACTCACATGTAAAGAATTATTATTGGACTGGAAATTGTATTAATGTTTTGTGACTAAAGAAAGTGGGATTTTATATGGAGggaattaataaataaataaataaagtctTCCTGGTGTGTAGTGATTTGGTAAATACTCAGTCAAATTAGCGATGGCGTGGTGGGCAAAGTCAAGCGCACAAGGAAGTGAAACCGATGGCTTAAGCTAAGACCAGTTCACATGCTAATCAAGATTGGCGATTTGGTAATGACCAAAGATATTTGTGAATTATGTTTTTGCAAGAAAggaaatttttcttttgttgtaattttttatgaaagaGTCACGGCAATAATCAAGTGGTGTAGAACGAGAAATTATCGACCTTGATTGGTTTCTAGAAACTTGAGAAATAGTGGAGTTGATTAAGTCAGGAGGTTGATCATTCGGAGACTAACCTTTGTCATGGGCTAACTGTAATTATTATCTATTTGAAAGAAATTAATCATGTAACcggaaaataagaagaaattaattcAAAACTCATGATGAATTAATATGAATTTCTGGGTCAACTTTTATGTGCCTGAAGTTAAATATTTACCAAATAGTAGAAAATATGCAACCAATTAACTTTTGATTTAATGAAGGTTATTTTTACTTGGTTGAAGGAAGTCTTAGGTTCGACTGAAaatatctgtttttttaaGGGAATTATTATTTGATAGTGACTGCCCTGACAATTTTTTGATGCATTCTCACCCCATTGTCATGGCAAttcaagggcaaccactatttacatgagatatgaggagaagaattttatagattttagtgtgggaagtgaagaacATGGTTCggaatttatagaaaaaaattctgaattttttgggttttttttaaaattttttggtatttaaatTGGCCACTAACGTCAGCTTGCCTAGGCAACTTTTCCTTTGTGGGGGTTGTTTTTGAAGCTTAAGCCTCCTTTTACCATAGCAAAAGAAGatgggtggaagtgctctaaggACAAAGTTTGCATACATCTACTAGTTTATTcaagcacaaaaaaaaaataataataaaataaaatatttacgtGACTTTCtcgagaaaaaaaataagacatAAAACAAATATCATCAGCCTTTCCCCCAGCTAGATGCTTTTCCATAATTTGCACTAATCCCCGGAGCTCCACGGCTAATTCGTTCATTGGAATTTGGAGGCCTTTCTTCACCTCTTAACACCAAACATCTTTTTGTCAGATCCGCCACTTTTTCTATCACTCTTTCGAAATTATGCGCGTCTTTATTAACCATTTCGGCATCAAGAATTTCAGCTAGCCGGCCCTCTTTCACCGCGCAAACAAAGACGTTTGCTAGGATTTCTCtgcctcattttttttatttctatttttatgtatGACACAAAACAACTACATCTTCTATGTTTGATATCCCCTCCCCCGAGAGACCccaatttattttgtataacaaaaaaataatgaccAAGAAATATAGCAGGTAGTTGAATGAGAATATGCAAGCAACATGACCTCGTCAAGCTTGACTAAGATACCATTGGCAGTATAAAGCTAGTCAAGCTTAAGGTTTTCTAGACTTTGCAAGAAAATtgctgtttttcttctttttgggtttgtttatataaattaaatgttgtagaatttatttatatcattagtactaagaatgagtatatgactaaatatctcaaaacaaacaaaaataggaGCTCTCGTTTTGGCTAGCTAGTACGTACATATAGCAGCGTCAGAGGAAGTTTGAAACATATTATTCAgatttatgaagaaaaaaaagaagaagataataaTCACAAGTTTACGattgataataataaaataccaaATAATTAACTCTATGACATACATATTACAGATCGTACGTTCTACGCTAACGTACTTTAATTTCAAGAGGCACTGATCACTGGAATTGAAACAAACTACAATTCAATACTAAGAAATTAAGGAGCTAATTAACTATCGGCCATCACCGTAAGGCTTTACCATTTGGATGTGTTGAGTTTGCATGCTCTGATCGTACTCTGCACTACTTATATCAGCAATGAAATTAGCAGGTGACCCAAGCAAGTGGTCGGTCTCCTGGGGAGATCGTTTGAAATCAGCCTTCCCCTCATCTGAATCCTTCCccataatttttaataatccCCCGAGCTCCACCGCTACTTCTTTCATTGACGGCCTttctgctaaaatatgaaaactatgagagagtatttgtttgtgggaattttctgtgtattcttctcattgtaggaggtcatatttataatacaacgaaacctgaatgggcaagtaaataataaattcctaaatctatttacagtaggaaatcaggaattaaagtaaatcaattacaattataataggaattcttggtgtgtaaggaaagtaagtcaatatccacaagtcacgccaacactccccctcacgttggtgcatagatgtcgccaatgcccaactgatccagtgaattgtggaatgctttactggaaatcgcctttgtcaaaatatccgccaattgatcctcggatttcacaaaaggaaactgaaacactttagcctcaagcttctgtttgatgaagtgtcgatctacctcaacatgtttagtacgatcatgctgaaccggattctgtgcaatggctatagcagccttgttgtcacaaaagagattcattgtggatgtaggtttatacccgagttcaataagcaactttcttaaccaaagaagttcacaaatccctttagtcatgcctctgaactcggcttctgcactggataaagctactacattttgtttcttgctcctccatgtcaccaaattacctcccacgaatgtgaagtaacccgatgtggattttctatctgttacattacctgcccaatctgcatctgaataaccatcaatatttagatgaccatgctttgagaacataagtccttttccaggtgcagacttcaaatatctaagtatccgaagaactgcattcatgtggtcttcacttggagagtgcataaattgactgacaacgctcaccgcataagcaatgtctggtcgagtatgtgacaaatagatcaatcttcccactaacctttggtatctttctttgttagttggaacttgatccggatattctccaagatgatgattctgaacaataggagtgtccgcaggtttacaatctagcattcctgtgtctgtcaacaagtctaagacatatttcctttgagagagaaatatgccttgctgcgatcgagccacctcaattcccaagaaatacttgagtccacctagatccttcatctcaaactccgtagccagatagtcttgtagctgtgatatttcctgtttatcattcccagtaataatcatatcatcaacatagattattaatgctgttaccttccctttttgatgtttcaagaacagagtatgatctgagttgcactgtttgaaaccattgttcttcattgccatggtgaaccgtccaaaccatgcacgtggtgactgtttcaatccatacaatgcttttcgtaacctgcaaactgttccagtctgagtagtattatatccaggaggaatatccatgtacacctcctctgTGAGTtcaccatgtagaaaagcattctttacatcaaactggtgtagtggccaatccaaattagctgcaagggacaataagactctgacggtgtttaactttgcaactggtgcaaaagtttcttcatagtctataccataggtctgtgtgtacccttttgccacaagtcttgccttgtatcgctcgatagatccatctgcattgtgttttatagtaaacacccatctacatccgatagtcttttttcctcgtggtatagtctctaatgtccaagtctgatttttctcaagagctttcatctcctcttttatagcttggacccacttaggatctttcaatgcttcagagaccttggttggaatatggatagcagacaactgatgcacaaaagccttgagtggttcagacagcttctcagtggatacatgatttgcaattggatacttggatgtcttgccaatatccggtgaataacggtttggtggcttcccacgattttgcctgaaaggtaattgatatccaatagttttatcatctaaatgcacaagtctagtaggagtagttacctcaaggatattctcaggagattggtctgttggtactgttgagttagaaggGGGgttttcatcttgttgttctgtattgtctgtaggtgtgggactcggatcagaaatatcttcgcatggatcaggtgggtcaggcaattgatcactatgaatgggcgattggtcacttttcaacagagagtaatctcgtgctccagactcgggatgatcaatcatttctgtacatgggagaatttctttgtttgccaagttgctccaattctgttcttcacttcgtatctccccctgaagcgcagaattggatgatgggtcatgaaagaacagctcagattccagaaaagtcacatccaaagtgtcggggtgtgagtaccaaaacagagggtAGATGTCTGTGTTGCGCAAGCACCTGTaaaggagttttaaaggtcaatacaccagaaggcatgcggttgatcaggtgaactgcagtgacaatagcatcatcccagtgatggcgaggaacatgagcgccaatcagaagtgctcgggcggtttcaagaagatgtcgattctttcgttcagcaacaccattttgttgcggtgtctgaggacaagtcgtctcatggataattccatgttgttggaagtaagtctgaaagtcatgattgacaaattctccaccattgtcggagcgaagaatctggatttgagcattaaattgagttttcatctgtttgtggaaggactgaaaacgggaaaacacctcgtttttattcttcagcaaataaagccatgtcatccgtgtacaatcatcgatgaatgtgacaaaccatcgaacaccagaaggagcagtgataggcgaaggtccccagacatcagagtgaattaatgtaaatggagtagtacacttgttcgtactcaacgggtagggcacacggtgactcttggccaaaatacaagtatcacatgtgaagtcagagtctttgaaacctgagaataaatctggtataagatgcttcatataactaaaagacggatgtcccaatcgacgatgccacaaccaaatttgcttttgtttgctatcaaaggaatgtgtcacactgttagccacgccgggactgaagtcatcgacataatatagcccccctctcttagtaccacgaccaagaatctccttagtgtgaatatcctgaagcaaacaaaaactcgggtaaatgagtacacaacaattcaattgttcagtaagctgactaactgacaacaatttagtggataaagatggaacaagtaaagtattagacagtgtgagagaggatgagagtgcaacagtgccagcccctgtcacaggataagtaacaccattggcatttgcaatacatgttcgtcgaggttgtgtagtattcaaaaaatcatcaggatcaaacgtcatatgatcagttgcaccagaatcaattatccagctcttggaatcaatcttatcggaagtatggaatccataaccagtaccattactggtcatattgcattgtcctcgatctgtaagagtagcccaccaatcggggtagccatgcgatgtaaaacaagtctcacaagtgtgtctcggatcaccacaatatgcgcaatttggtccatgtgtcggggtcgttagtctagaagtcataagctgtgcagcggaagaagcataggatacaggttgagtaggaatttggatcggaatctgagcatgagtcggggccggagtcggagtcgaaatcggaatcggggtctgaatcatagacaaattcgaggttggggtcatcatcgaaGTAGGGGTCgtggtcgtcttcggagtcggggtcagggtcgtcgtcgtcatagtcggggtcggggtcggggtcgtcaaaagaagatcctgattctggatcggggtctgaatcatagataaattcggggttggggtcatcatcggagtgcgggtcggggtcgtcttcggagtcggggtcggggtcgtctgggcactcaactcaacgatggttggttgagaatgagagaaggagtcggtggtgctacctccatgagggttgaaaaaatcatcaaccctcaTAGCGGCGGCGGagttttgaaactagagtcagcaattccaagatcgccgctctgata belongs to Prunus persica cultivar Lovell chromosome G4, Prunus_persica_NCBIv2, whole genome shotgun sequence and includes:
- the LOC109948875 gene encoding putative wall-associated receptor kinase-like 16, whose amino-acid sequence is MIIIMQLSLVVILGAAIFTTIAAAPALPQALPGCRDKCGDLTIPFPFGIGDGCYLRPEFNLTCDQSTTPPSANLTGHTIRISDFYLAEAELQVMTFTSRDCYDTKGLRAYRNTPILWLPPPYTISNTKNKFVAIGCDTYALFQGYRGEERFITGCMSLCDSLGSVEYQDSYCSGIGCCQTSIPSGLKNCTVQLSSYYNHTFIMDFNPCSYAFIVEQGQFKFNSTSFQQLNSISQIPMVINWEIGDETCDIAAQKREDFVCKADYSECVNRNTTINGSGYICQCLPGYQGNPYLPHGCQDFDECKALNPCSIGSCENLDGNYSCRCPKGYKNDGTNKQSCIKDDPNNLLLIISLGVSGGFLVLLVGISLIYWRMQRRKFTKLKEQYFIQNGGLLLQEQLASQVGAVETTKIFTAEELERATNNYHESRILGEGGYGIVYKGILPDSNRVVAIKKSKIGVPTQKEQFVNELIVLSQINHRNVVRLFGCCLETSVPLLVYEFIANGTLFEHIHHINGRGSSFSWELRLKIAAETAGALAYLHSSALMQIIHRDVKATNILLDDNYMAKVSDFGASRLIPLDQNQLTTLVQGTFGYLDPEYFLTNQLTEKSDVYSFGVVLMELLTSKVALSFARPEEERNLASFFVCSMDEGRLYQILDDDIANERNIETLQNVADLAKRCVRLKGEDRPSMKEVAMELEGMRIAAKHPWGKDDICAEETEYFLGSPNSDTYLLNVRADCGPSGTSSGYDSMQNQLLMPNDDGR